One region of Streptomyces davaonensis JCM 4913 genomic DNA includes:
- the secD gene encoding protein translocase subunit SecD — protein sequence MAAPKKGRSASAHSRPGRSLVLILIAMVALTGGMFLAGHTTPRLGIDLAGGTSITLRAEAEPGQESAINKTNMDTAVDIMERRVNGLGVSEAEVQTQGDKNIIVNIPKGTNSKEARDQVGTTAKLYFRPVIATEVSGAAATTSPSPSASGSATDKATDKATDKASSSSSPSASSTPSATSTTQGRAVTDALKADPTPSDSASSSASPSASASPSGSADTSKLEAQYAALDCTDETARAKAGDGAKPEDTTVACGQNADGQWQKYILGPAEVDGTEVDSAEASFNTQTAAGWTVNMKFTGEGRKKFGDITGKLAQNQPPQNQFAIVLDNEVVSDPRVSEALTAGTAEISGNFDQESAQSLANMLSYGALPLSFSEDSVTTVTAALGGEQLRAGLIAGAIGLALVVIYLVVYYRGLALIAVASLLVSAALTYVIMSLLGPAIGFALNLPAVCGAIVAIGITADSFIVYFERVRDEIREGRTLRPAVERAWPRARRTILVSDFVSFLAAAVLFVVTVGKVQGFAFTLGLTTVLDVVVVFLFTKPLLTILARRKFFASGHPWSGLDPKRLGAQPPLRRTRRPSAPIETKEA from the coding sequence GTGGCAGCACCTAAGAAGGGCCGGAGCGCGAGCGCCCACAGCAGGCCGGGGCGCTCGCTGGTCCTCATTCTGATCGCCATGGTGGCGCTCACCGGGGGAATGTTCCTCGCCGGACACACCACCCCGCGTCTCGGCATCGACCTGGCCGGCGGTACGAGCATCACGCTCCGCGCGGAGGCCGAGCCGGGCCAGGAATCCGCGATCAACAAGACCAACATGGACACCGCCGTCGACATCATGGAGCGGCGCGTCAACGGTCTTGGTGTCTCGGAGGCCGAGGTCCAGACCCAGGGCGACAAGAACATCATCGTCAACATCCCCAAGGGCACCAACTCCAAGGAAGCCCGGGACCAGGTCGGCACCACCGCCAAGCTGTACTTCCGCCCGGTCATCGCCACCGAGGTCTCCGGCGCCGCCGCGACGACCAGCCCGTCCCCGAGCGCCTCCGGCAGCGCCACGGACAAGGCCACCGACAAGGCGACGGACAAGGCGAGCTCCTCCTCGTCCCCCTCGGCGTCCAGCACTCCGTCGGCGACCTCCACCACCCAGGGCCGCGCGGTCACCGACGCCCTGAAGGCCGACCCCACGCCCTCGGACAGCGCGAGCTCCAGCGCCTCCCCGTCGGCCAGCGCCAGCCCCTCCGGCTCCGCCGACACCAGCAAGCTCGAAGCGCAGTACGCCGCGCTCGACTGCACCGACGAGACGGCCCGCGCCAAGGCCGGCGACGGCGCCAAGCCCGAGGACACCACCGTCGCCTGCGGCCAGAACGCCGACGGCCAGTGGCAGAAGTACATCCTCGGCCCGGCCGAGGTCGACGGCACCGAGGTCGACAGCGCCGAGGCGAGCTTCAACACCCAGACCGCCGCCGGCTGGACCGTCAACATGAAGTTCACCGGCGAGGGCCGCAAGAAGTTCGGTGACATCACCGGCAAGCTCGCCCAGAACCAGCCCCCGCAGAACCAGTTCGCCATCGTGCTGGACAACGAGGTCGTCTCCGACCCCCGGGTCAGCGAGGCGCTGACCGCCGGCACCGCCGAGATCTCCGGCAACTTCGACCAGGAGTCCGCACAGTCCCTGGCCAACATGCTGTCGTACGGCGCCCTGCCGCTGTCCTTCAGCGAGGACAGCGTCACCACGGTGACCGCCGCGCTCGGCGGTGAGCAGCTGCGGGCCGGTCTGATCGCCGGCGCCATCGGCCTCGCCCTGGTCGTCATCTACCTGGTGGTCTACTACCGGGGCCTTGCGCTCATCGCGGTCGCCTCGCTGCTGGTCTCCGCCGCCCTCACCTACGTGATCATGTCGCTGCTCGGCCCGGCCATCGGCTTCGCGCTGAACCTGCCGGCCGTCTGCGGTGCCATCGTCGCCATCGGCATCACAGCGGACTCGTTCATCGTGTACTTCGAACGCGTCCGGGACGAGATCCGTGAGGGCCGCACGCTGCGTCCCGCCGTCGAGCGGGCCTGGCCGCGCGCCCGGCGCACCATCCTGGTCTCCGACTTCGTGTCGTTCCTGGCCGCCGCGGTGCTCTTCGTCGTCACCGTCGGCAAGGTCCAGGGCTTCGCGTTCACCCTCGGCCTGACCACCGTGCTCGACGTGGTCGTGGTGTTCCTGTTCACCAAGCCGCTGCTGACGATCCTGGCGCGCAGGAAGTTCTTCGCCAGTGGTCACCCCTGGTCCGGCCTCGACCCCAAGCGCCTCGGGGCCCAGCCGCCGCTGCGCCGTACCCGCCGTCCCTCCGCCCCCATCGAGACGAAGGAGGCGTGA
- the secF gene encoding protein translocase subunit SecF, with protein MSKLGNLGARLHRGEIGYDFVGNRKIWYSLSILITITAIVGLAVRGLNMGIEFQGGAVFTTPKTSVSVAQAQEYAEEASGHDAIVQKLGDGKLRIQVAGIETKEADRVSTELAKDLKVDENDVTGELVGPSWGEQIANKAWQGLGIFLVLVVIYLAIAFEWRMAVAAFVALIHDITITVGIYALVGFEVTPGTVIGLLTILGYSLYDTVVVFDSLKEQTKDITKQTRWTYSDVANRSINSTLVRSINTTVVALLPVAGLLFIGGGFLGAGMLNDISLSLFVGLAAGAYSSIFIATPLVADLKEREPQMKALKKRVLAKRAQAAAKGEPLTAGAAVEPEGDEPDDSAAAVVGPRNQPASRSRGRGRPSGKRR; from the coding sequence ATGTCGAAGCTCGGCAACCTCGGCGCCCGACTGCACCGTGGCGAAATCGGCTACGACTTCGTCGGCAACCGCAAGATCTGGTACAGCCTGTCCATCCTGATCACCATCACGGCGATCGTGGGTCTCGCGGTGCGCGGCCTGAACATGGGCATCGAGTTCCAGGGCGGAGCGGTCTTCACCACCCCGAAGACCTCCGTCTCCGTCGCCCAGGCCCAGGAGTACGCGGAAGAGGCCTCCGGCCACGACGCGATCGTCCAGAAGCTCGGCGACGGCAAGCTCCGCATCCAGGTCGCGGGCATCGAGACCAAGGAGGCCGACCGGGTCTCCACGGAGCTCGCCAAGGACCTGAAGGTCGACGAGAACGACGTCACCGGCGAGCTGGTCGGCCCCAGCTGGGGTGAGCAGATCGCCAACAAGGCATGGCAGGGCCTCGGGATCTTCCTGGTCCTGGTCGTGATCTATCTGGCGATCGCCTTCGAGTGGCGCATGGCCGTCGCCGCCTTCGTCGCCCTGATCCACGACATCACCATCACGGTCGGCATCTACGCCCTGGTGGGCTTCGAGGTCACCCCGGGTACGGTGATCGGTCTGCTGACGATCCTCGGTTACTCGCTGTACGACACGGTCGTCGTCTTCGACAGCCTCAAGGAACAGACGAAGGACATCACCAAGCAGACCCGCTGGACCTACAGCGATGTCGCCAACCGGTCGATCAACAGCACCCTGGTCCGTTCCATCAACACCACGGTGGTCGCGCTGCTGCCGGTGGCGGGCCTGCTGTTCATCGGTGGCGGCTTCCTCGGCGCGGGCATGCTGAACGACATCTCGCTGTCGCTGTTCGTCGGCCTCGCGGCCGGTGCGTACTCCTCGATCTTCATCGCCACCCCGCTCGTCGCCGACCTCAAGGAGCGCGAGCCGCAGATGAAGGCCCTCAAGAAGCGCGTACTCGCCAAGCGGGCCCAGGCCGCGGCCAAGGGTGAGCCGCTGACCGCCGGTGCCGCCGTCGAGCCCGAGGGCGACGAGCCGGACGACTCCGCCGCCGCGGTCGTCGGACCCCGCAACCAGCCCGCGTCCCGCAGCCGGGGCCGTGGCCGACCCTCGGGGAAGCGCCGATGA
- a CDS encoding adenine phosphoribosyltransferase: MTDIEELLLSRIRDVADYPEPGVMFKDITPLLADPAAFTALTDTLAGIAERTGATKVVGLEARGFILGAPVAVRAGLGFIPVRKAGKLPGATLSQAYDLEYGSAEIEVHAEDLSAEDRVLVVDDVLATGGTAEASIQLIRRAGAAVAGLAVLMELGFLGGRDRLAPALDGAPLEAMLRI, from the coding sequence ATGACCGACATCGAGGAGCTGCTGCTCAGCCGCATCCGCGATGTGGCCGACTACCCGGAGCCGGGCGTGATGTTCAAGGACATCACCCCGCTCCTTGCGGACCCGGCGGCGTTCACCGCGCTCACCGACACCCTCGCGGGGATCGCCGAGCGCACCGGCGCCACCAAGGTCGTCGGCCTGGAGGCCCGTGGCTTCATCCTCGGCGCCCCCGTCGCCGTCCGCGCCGGACTCGGCTTCATCCCGGTGCGCAAGGCGGGCAAGCTCCCCGGAGCCACCCTCAGCCAGGCCTATGACCTGGAGTACGGCTCTGCAGAGATCGAAGTGCACGCCGAGGACCTGAGCGCCGAGGACCGGGTGCTGGTCGTCGACGACGTCCTGGCCACCGGCGGTACCGCCGAGGCGTCGATCCAGCTCATCCGCAGGGCGGGCGCCGCGGTCGCGGGCCTCGCGGTACTGATGGAGCTCGGCTTCCTCGGCGGCCGAGACCGTCTGGCACCGGCTCTCGACGGTGCCCCTCTGGAGGCCATGCTCCGGATCTGA
- a CDS encoding RelA/SpoT family protein, with protein sequence MPDEAQHLTAAKPDSASGPAAKPAPDTSTAKNTRKDVHGPVEHAQSAPVGKSADQSRPKPAPPERPATPAVRPNTGQPPRSGSSNRVRARLARLGVQRSNPYNPVLEPLLRIVRSNDPKIETATLRQIEKAYQVAERWHRGQKRKSGDPYITHPLAVTTILAELGMDPATLMAGLLHDTVEDTEYGLDQLRRDFGDSVALLVDGVTKLDKVKFGEAAQAETVRKMVVAMAKDPRVLVIKLADRLHNMRTMRYLKREKQEKKARETLEIYAPLAHRLGMNTIKWELEDLAFAILYPKMYDEIVRLVAERAPKRDEYLAIVTDEVQQDLRAARIKATVTGRPKHYYSVYQKMIVRGRDFAEIYDLVGIRVLVDTVRDCYAALGTVHARWNPVPGRFKDYIAMPKFNMYQSLHTTVIGPNGKPVELQIRTFDMHRRAEYGIAAHWKYKQEAVAGASKVRTDVPKAGKGKDDHLNDMAWLRQLLDWQKETEDPGEFLESLRFDLSRNEVFVFTPKGDVIALPAGATPVDFAYAVHTEVGHRTIGARVNGRLVPLESTLDNGDLVEVFTSKAAGAGPSRDWLGFVKSPRARNKIRAWFSKERRDEAIEQGKDAIARAMRKQNLPIQRILTGDSLVTLAHEMRYPDISSLYAAIGEGHVAAQNVVQKLVQALGGEEAATEEIDEAVPPARGRSRKRRSSQDPGVVVKGVDDVWVKLARCCTPVPGDPIIGFVTRGSGVSVHRSDCVNVESLSREPERILDVEWAPTQSSVFLVAIQVEALDRSRLLSDVTRVLSDQHVNILSAAVQTSRDRVATSRFTFEMGDPKHLGHVLKAVRGVEGVYDVYRVTSARSRS encoded by the coding sequence TTGCCAGACGAGGCCCAGCACCTGACCGCCGCCAAGCCCGACTCAGCCTCGGGCCCCGCGGCCAAGCCCGCGCCGGACACGTCGACCGCGAAGAACACGCGCAAGGACGTCCACGGGCCGGTCGAGCACGCCCAGTCCGCGCCCGTGGGCAAGTCGGCCGACCAGTCGCGCCCCAAGCCGGCCCCGCCCGAGCGCCCCGCCACGCCCGCGGTCCGCCCGAACACCGGCCAGCCGCCGCGCTCCGGCTCCTCCAACCGCGTCCGCGCCCGTCTCGCCCGCCTCGGCGTCCAGCGCTCCAACCCGTACAACCCGGTGCTGGAGCCGCTGCTGCGGATAGTGCGCAGCAACGACCCGAAGATCGAGACCGCCACCCTCCGCCAGATCGAGAAGGCCTACCAGGTCGCCGAGCGCTGGCACCGCGGGCAGAAGCGCAAGAGCGGCGACCCGTACATCACCCACCCGCTCGCCGTCACCACCATCCTCGCCGAGCTGGGCATGGATCCGGCCACGCTCATGGCGGGCCTGCTGCACGACACCGTCGAGGACACCGAGTACGGCCTCGACCAGCTCCGCCGCGACTTCGGCGACTCCGTCGCCCTGCTCGTGGACGGCGTCACCAAGCTGGACAAGGTCAAGTTCGGCGAGGCCGCGCAGGCGGAGACCGTGCGCAAGATGGTCGTCGCCATGGCCAAGGACCCGCGCGTCCTGGTCATCAAGCTCGCCGACCGTCTGCACAACATGCGCACCATGCGCTACCTCAAGCGCGAGAAGCAGGAGAAGAAGGCGCGCGAGACCCTGGAGATCTACGCGCCGCTCGCCCACCGCCTGGGCATGAACACCATCAAGTGGGAACTGGAGGACCTCGCCTTCGCGATCCTCTACCCCAAGATGTACGACGAGATCGTCCGGCTGGTGGCCGAAAGGGCGCCGAAGCGTGACGAGTATCTGGCCATAGTGACCGACGAGGTCCAGCAGGACCTGCGCGCGGCCCGCATCAAGGCCACCGTCACCGGCCGCCCGAAGCACTACTACAGCGTCTACCAGAAGATGATCGTCCGCGGCCGTGACTTCGCGGAGATCTACGACCTGGTGGGCATCCGCGTCCTGGTGGACACCGTCCGCGACTGCTACGCGGCGCTGGGCACCGTCCACGCCCGCTGGAACCCGGTTCCGGGGCGGTTCAAGGACTACATCGCGATGCCCAAGTTCAACATGTACCAGTCGCTGCACACGACGGTCATCGGCCCCAACGGCAAGCCGGTCGAACTCCAGATCCGCACGTTCGACATGCACCGCCGCGCCGAGTACGGCATCGCCGCGCACTGGAAGTACAAGCAGGAGGCCGTCGCCGGCGCCTCCAAGGTGCGCACCGACGTGCCCAAGGCCGGCAAGGGCAAGGACGACCACCTCAACGACATGGCGTGGCTGCGCCAGCTCCTGGACTGGCAGAAGGAGACCGAGGACCCCGGCGAATTCCTGGAGTCCCTGCGCTTCGACCTGTCCCGCAACGAGGTCTTCGTCTTCACCCCCAAGGGCGATGTCATAGCGCTCCCGGCCGGTGCCACCCCGGTGGACTTCGCCTACGCCGTGCACACCGAGGTCGGCCACCGCACGATAGGGGCCCGGGTCAACGGCCGGCTCGTCCCGCTCGAATCCACCCTGGACAACGGCGATTTGGTGGAGGTCTTCACCTCCAAGGCGGCCGGCGCGGGCCCGTCCCGGGACTGGCTCGGCTTCGTGAAGTCGCCGCGCGCCCGCAACAAGATCCGCGCCTGGTTCTCCAAGGAGCGCCGGGACGAGGCCATCGAGCAGGGCAAGGACGCCATCGCCCGCGCGATGCGCAAGCAGAACCTGCCGATCCAGCGCATCCTCACCGGCGACTCCCTCGTCACCCTCGCGCACGAGATGCGCTACCCCGACATCTCCTCGCTGTACGCGGCGATCGGCGAAGGCCATGTGGCCGCGCAGAACGTCGTCCAGAAGCTGGTGCAGGCCCTCGGCGGCGAGGAGGCGGCCACCGAGGAGATCGACGAAGCGGTCCCGCCCGCCCGTGGCCGCAGCCGCAAGCGGCGCAGCAGCCAGGACCCCGGTGTGGTGGTCAAGGGCGTCGACGACGTCTGGGTCAAGCTCGCCCGCTGCTGTACGCCCGTCCCCGGCGACCCGATCATCGGCTTCGTCACCCGCGGTAGTGGCGTATCGGTTCACCGCAGCGACTGCGTCAACGTGGAGTCACTGTCCCGCGAGCCCGAGCGGATCCTCGACGTCGAGTGGGCGCCCACCCAGTCCTCGGTGTTCCTGGTCGCCATCCAGGTCGAGGCGCTGGACCGCTCCCGGCTCCTGTCCGACGTCACCCGGGTCCTGTCCGACCAGCACGTCAACATCCTCTCCGCGGCCGTACAGACCTCCCGCGACCGCGTCGCCACCTCCCGCTTCACCTTCGAGATGGGCGACCCCAAGCACCTGGGGCACGTCCTGAAGGCGGTCCGGGGCGTCGAGGGCGTGTACGACGTGTACCGCGTGACGTCGGCGCGCAGCCGGTCGTAG
- a CDS encoding DUF349 domain-containing protein, whose translation MSSDPWGRVDETGTVYVRTADGEQVVGSWQAGSPEEALAYFERKYEGLVVEIGLLEKRVKTTDLSAKDAQVAIDHIREQVDAHHAVGDLDALRQRLDKLVETVDKRREERKQQRAKQSDEARHAKEALVVEAEELAQSDQWRAAGERLRALVDTWKGLPRLDRKSDDELWHRFSHARSAFSKRRKAHFAALDAQREEARKTKERLVSEAESLSASQDWGPTAARYRELMAEWKAAGRAQREHEDDLWNRFRGAQDVFFAARSSVFAERDAEQSENLKLKEELAHEAEKILPVTDLKTARAAFRSINERWEAIGHVPRDARPKVEGRMHAVERAIQEAEEAEWRRTNPEARARAAGLTGQLQAAVDKLRGQIEQARAQGNNAKADKLERELEGRQALLDQALKGLQEFGG comes from the coding sequence GTGAGCAGCGACCCGTGGGGCCGCGTCGATGAGACGGGGACCGTGTACGTGCGTACGGCCGACGGCGAGCAGGTCGTCGGTTCCTGGCAGGCAGGCTCCCCCGAGGAGGCGCTGGCCTACTTCGAGCGCAAGTACGAGGGCCTGGTTGTCGAGATCGGCCTCCTCGAAAAGCGGGTGAAGACCACCGACCTGTCGGCGAAGGACGCCCAGGTGGCGATCGACCACATCCGCGAGCAGGTCGACGCGCATCACGCGGTCGGTGACCTGGACGCGCTGCGGCAGCGTCTGGACAAGCTCGTGGAGACCGTCGACAAGCGTCGCGAGGAGCGCAAGCAGCAGCGCGCGAAGCAGTCCGACGAGGCTCGGCACGCCAAGGAGGCGCTGGTCGTCGAGGCGGAGGAGCTGGCTCAGTCCGACCAGTGGCGGGCGGCCGGTGAGCGGCTGCGGGCGCTCGTGGACACCTGGAAGGGGCTGCCTCGGCTCGACCGCAAGTCGGACGACGAGCTGTGGCATCGCTTCTCCCACGCACGCTCGGCGTTCTCCAAGCGCCGCAAGGCGCACTTCGCGGCGCTGGACGCGCAGCGCGAGGAGGCCCGCAAGACCAAGGAGCGGCTGGTCTCCGAGGCCGAGTCGCTGTCCGCGTCGCAGGACTGGGGTCCGACGGCCGCGCGCTACCGCGAGCTGATGGCGGAGTGGAAGGCGGCGGGCCGGGCCCAGCGCGAGCACGAGGACGATCTGTGGAACCGCTTCCGCGGCGCCCAGGACGTGTTCTTCGCGGCGCGCAGCTCGGTCTTCGCCGAGCGGGACGCCGAGCAGTCGGAGAACCTCAAGCTGAAGGAGGAGCTGGCCCACGAGGCCGAGAAGATCCTCCCGGTGACGGATCTGAAGACGGCGCGGGCGGCGTTCCGGTCGATCAACGAGCGCTGGGAGGCCATCGGCCATGTGCCGCGGGACGCCCGGCCCAAGGTCGAGGGCCGGATGCACGCCGTGGAGCGGGCGATCCAGGAGGCCGAGGAGGCCGAGTGGCGCCGGACCAACCCGGAGGCACGCGCGCGTGCCGCGGGTCTGACCGGTCAGCTCCAGGCCGCCGTGGACAAGCTCCGCGGCCAGATCGAGCAGGCGCGCGCCCAGGGCAACAACGCCAAGGCCGACAAGCTGGAGCGTGAGCTGGAGGGCCGCCAGGCCCTGCTGGACCAGGCGCTCAAGGGTCTCCAGGAGTTCGGCGGCTGA
- a CDS encoding peptidylprolyl isomerase gives MVSQEQRRRQLAREKFLRQQQRRTDARRKSRTRNAVIASAIGVVLIGSLGLYTAGAFDGDDGKSNAGAEVTPSATPTSKVPDPCEKAAKGEVETMSWKKEPAMTIDKSADYTMKLSTTCGEIDIALKASAAPHTVNSFNFLLNKGYLDHTKCHRLTDSGIWVLQCGDPTGTGTGGPGYTIPDENLKDKDVKGDVYPAGTVAMANQFNAQTGEGKDSGGSQFFLVYQDSPLPANYTPFGTVTEEGMKVLKKLSAAGAQAADPTTGNTAPNATVVINKATVSKS, from the coding sequence GTGGTCAGCCAGGAACAGCGGCGGCGTCAGCTCGCCCGGGAGAAGTTCTTGCGGCAGCAGCAGCGGCGCACGGACGCGCGGCGCAAGTCACGCACGCGCAACGCGGTGATCGCGTCGGCGATCGGCGTCGTCCTCATCGGCAGCCTCGGGCTCTACACGGCGGGCGCCTTCGACGGGGACGACGGCAAGTCGAACGCGGGCGCGGAGGTCACTCCGAGCGCAACGCCGACCAGCAAGGTCCCGGACCCGTGCGAGAAGGCGGCCAAGGGCGAGGTCGAGACCATGAGCTGGAAGAAGGAACCGGCCATGACCATCGACAAGTCCGCGGACTACACGATGAAGCTGTCGACGACCTGCGGCGAGATCGACATAGCGCTCAAGGCCTCGGCCGCCCCGCACACGGTGAACTCGTTCAACTTCCTGCTGAACAAGGGCTACCTGGACCACACCAAGTGCCACCGGCTGACGGACAGCGGCATCTGGGTCCTCCAGTGCGGCGACCCGACGGGCACCGGCACCGGCGGGCCGGGCTACACGATCCCGGACGAGAACCTCAAGGACAAGGACGTCAAGGGCGACGTCTACCCGGCGGGCACGGTCGCGATGGCGAACCAGTTCAACGCCCAGACCGGTGAGGGCAAGGACTCCGGCGGCAGCCAGTTCTTCCTCGTCTACCAGGACAGTCCGCTGCCGGCCAACTACACGCCGTTCGGCACCGTGACCGAGGAGGGCATGAAGGTCCTCAAGAAGCTCTCCGCCGCGGGAGCACAGGCCGCGGACCCCACGACGGGCAACACGGCGCCCAACGCGACCGTGGTGATCAACAAGGCAACTGTCAGCAAATCCTGA
- a CDS encoding MBL fold metallo-hydrolase, producing the protein MLIAGFPAGAWGTNCYLVAPAAGEECVIIDPGHQAAEGVEEAVRKHRLKPVAVVLTHGHLDHVASVVPVCGAHDVPAWIHPEDRFMMSDPERALGRSIGMPLMGELTIGEPDDVKELTDGAKLELAGLELTVAHAPGHTKGSVTFGLPEAADIPPILFSGDLLFAGSIGRTDLPGGDPAEILDSLARVCLPLDDSTVVLSGHGPQTTIGQERATNPYLRQVAAGQGAAQQAPRRGM; encoded by the coding sequence GTGCTCATTGCCGGGTTCCCCGCCGGGGCCTGGGGGACGAACTGTTATCTCGTCGCCCCCGCCGCCGGTGAGGAGTGCGTGATCATCGACCCCGGCCATCAGGCCGCCGAAGGTGTCGAGGAAGCGGTCAGAAAGCATCGCCTCAAGCCCGTCGCCGTCGTTCTCACCCACGGTCACCTCGACCATGTGGCCTCGGTCGTCCCCGTGTGCGGCGCGCACGACGTACCGGCCTGGATCCACCCCGAGGACCGGTTCATGATGAGCGACCCCGAGCGGGCGCTCGGCCGCTCCATCGGGATGCCGCTGATGGGCGAGCTGACCATCGGGGAGCCGGACGACGTCAAGGAGCTGACCGACGGCGCCAAGCTGGAGCTGGCGGGCCTCGAGCTGACCGTCGCTCACGCACCGGGCCATACCAAGGGGTCGGTGACCTTCGGCCTGCCCGAGGCGGCGGACATCCCGCCGATCCTGTTCTCGGGCGACCTGCTGTTCGCCGGCTCCATCGGACGCACCGACCTGCCAGGCGGTGACCCGGCCGAGATCCTCGACTCGCTGGCCCGTGTGTGCCTGCCGCTCGACGACTCGACCGTGGTGCTGTCCGGCCACGGCCCCCAGACGACCATCGGCCAGGAGCGCGCCACCAACCCGTATCTGCGGCAGGTGGCCGCCGGCCAGGGAGCAGCCCAGCAGGCTCCCCGACGAGGAATGTGA
- the hisS gene encoding histidine--tRNA ligase, with protein sequence MSTFKAPKGTYDLIPPDSAKFLAVREAIAAPLRNSGYGYIETPGFESVELFARGVGESTDIVTKEMYAFETKGGDKLALRPEGTASVLRAALEANLHKAGNLPVKLWYSGSYYRYERPQKGRYRHFSQVGAEAIGAEDPALDAELIILADQAYRSLGLSNFRILLNSLGDKECRPVYRAALQDFLGGLDIDEDTRRRAEINPLRVLDDKRESVQKQLGDAPLLRDYLCDACKAYHEEVRELITAAGVAFEDDAKLVRGLDYYTRTTFEFVHDGLGSQSAVGGGGRYDGLSEMIGGPALPSVGWALGVDRTVLALEAEGVELELPSTTSVFAVPLGEEARRVLFAKVTELRKVGIAADFSYGAKGLKGAMKNANRSGARYTVVAGERDLAEGVVQLKDMESGEQTAIGVNEIVAELESKLG encoded by the coding sequence GTGAGCACCTTCAAGGCCCCCAAGGGCACCTACGACCTGATCCCGCCGGACAGCGCCAAGTTCCTGGCCGTCCGCGAGGCGATCGCCGCGCCGCTGCGCAACTCCGGCTACGGCTACATCGAGACGCCCGGCTTCGAGAGCGTCGAACTGTTCGCGCGCGGCGTCGGTGAGTCCACCGACATCGTGACCAAGGAGATGTACGCCTTCGAGACCAAGGGCGGCGACAAGCTCGCCCTGCGCCCCGAAGGCACCGCCTCCGTGCTGCGCGCCGCGCTGGAGGCCAACCTGCACAAGGCGGGCAACCTCCCGGTCAAGCTCTGGTACTCCGGCTCGTACTACCGCTACGAGCGCCCCCAGAAGGGCCGTTACCGCCACTTCTCCCAGGTCGGTGCCGAGGCGATCGGCGCCGAGGACCCGGCGCTGGACGCCGAGCTGATCATCCTGGCGGACCAGGCGTATCGCTCGCTGGGCCTGAGCAACTTCCGCATCCTGCTCAACAGCCTGGGCGACAAGGAGTGCCGGCCGGTCTACCGCGCGGCGCTCCAGGACTTCCTGGGCGGCCTGGACATCGACGAGGACACCCGCCGCCGCGCGGAGATCAACCCGCTGCGCGTCCTCGACGACAAGCGCGAGTCGGTCCAGAAGCAGCTCGGGGACGCGCCCCTGCTGCGCGACTACCTGTGCGACGCCTGCAAGGCGTACCACGAGGAGGTCCGCGAGCTGATCACGGCCGCGGGCGTCGCCTTCGAGGACGACGCCAAGCTGGTGCGCGGCCTGGACTACTACACGCGGACGACCTTCGAGTTCGTCCACGACGGTCTCGGCTCCCAGTCCGCGGTGGGCGGCGGCGGCCGCTACGACGGCCTGTCCGAGATGATCGGCGGCCCCGCGCTGCCGTCCGTCGGCTGGGCCCTCGGCGTCGACCGCACCGTCCTCGCGCTGGAGGCGGAGGGCGTCGAGCTCGAACTCCCCTCCACCACCAGCGTGTTCGCGGTCCCGCTCGGCGAGGAGGCCCGCCGGGTGCTCTTCGCCAAGGTCACGGAGCTGCGCAAGGTCGGCATCGCGGCGGACTTCTCCTACGGCGCCAAGGGCCTGAAGGGCGCCATGAAGAACGCCAACCGCAGCGGCGCCCGCTACACCGTCGTGGCCGGTGAACGCGACCTCGCCGAAGGCGTCGTCCAGCTCAAGGACATGGAGTCCGGCGAGCAGACGGCGATCGGCGTCAACGAGATCGTGGCCGAGCTGGAGTCCAAGCTCGGCTGA
- a CDS encoding vitamin K epoxide reductase family protein, translating to MSKTTVKDVSTEPEPERTVEAPRKEGSSVAFALMLMITGAAGLLAAWVITIDKFKLLEAKVEGKTFVPGCSLNPVVSCGSVMESDQASVFGFPNPMLGLVAYGIVICVGVSLLTRARFPRWYWLTFNAGTLFGVSFCAWLMFQSLYRIGALCLWCSLAWVATIIMFWYVTSFNVRNGFLPAPRWLKSFFGEFTWVLPVLHIGVIGILIMTRWWDFWTS from the coding sequence ATGAGCAAGACGACAGTGAAAGACGTCTCCACCGAGCCCGAACCGGAGCGCACCGTCGAGGCGCCACGCAAGGAAGGCAGCAGTGTCGCCTTCGCGCTGATGCTGATGATCACCGGTGCCGCCGGACTGCTCGCGGCGTGGGTCATCACGATCGACAAGTTCAAGCTGCTGGAGGCCAAGGTCGAGGGCAAGACCTTCGTCCCCGGGTGCAGCCTCAACCCCGTCGTCTCCTGCGGCAGCGTCATGGAGAGCGACCAGGCGTCGGTCTTCGGCTTCCCCAACCCGATGCTCGGCCTCGTCGCCTACGGCATCGTCATCTGCGTCGGCGTCAGCCTGCTCACCCGCGCCCGCTTCCCGCGCTGGTACTGGCTCACCTTCAACGCCGGCACCCTCTTCGGCGTGAGCTTCTGCGCCTGGCTGATGTTCCAGTCGCTGTACCGCATCGGCGCCCTGTGCCTGTGGTGCTCCCTGGCCTGGGTCGCGACGATCATCATGTTCTGGTACGTGACCTCGTTCAACGTGCGCAACGGCTTCCTGCCCGCCCCGCGCTGGCTGAAGAGCTTCTTCGGCGAGTTCACCTGGGTGCTCCCGGTGCTGCACATCGGGGTCATCGGCATCCTGATCATGACCCGCTGGTGGGACTTCTGGACGAGCTGA